The genome window ACAAGGACCATTGCCTTCAAATTTTCAGCCCCTCAAATTCTTGAACACCCTTGTTCTTTCATCTGCCAATCTCAGTGGTCCAATCCCAAAAGAGTTTGGAGACTATCTTGAGCTTAGTCTCATTGATATTAGTGACAATTCAATCACTGGTACCATTCCACAAGAAATTTGCAAGCTTAACAAGCTGCAAAGTTTGTCTCTCAGTTCAAATTATCTTGAAGGTGATATTCCTTCTGAAATTGGCAACTTGTCCAGTCTCAAGAATCTCTTGATTTATGACAATCAACTGAGTGGTGAGATTCCAAAGAGTATTGGAAAGTTGAGCAATCTTGAGGAATTCAGAGCTGGAGGAAATCAAAATCTTAAGGGTGAACTCCCTTTGGAAATTGGAAACTGCAGCAACTTGGTTTTTCTAGGCCTAGCTGAAACAGGCATTTCAGGGAATTTGCCACCTTCAATTGGCAACCTGAAAAGGATTCAGACCATTGCAATTTACACAGCTCTCTTGTCTGGACCAATTCCAGAAGAGATTGGTAATTGTAGTGAACTCCAGAACTTGTACTTGTATCAAAATTCAATCTCAGGTTCGATCCCGCGGAGTATAGGGGAGCTCAAAAAGCTCCAGAGCTTATTGCTATGGCAAAATAGCATAGTTGGTGTAATTCCTAATGAACTTGGAAATTGCAAAGCTCTTACAGTTATTGATTTATCTGAGAATCTTTTAACAGGTAGCATTCCTACTAGTTTGGGTGGCATTTTAGGTCTTGAGGAGTTGCAGTTGAGTGTCAATCAGTTATCAGGTATTATACCTCCTGAAATATCAAATTGTACTTCTCTGTCTcatttggaagttgataacaatgaTATTTCAGGGCAGATTCCTAATGAAATAGGAAACTTAAAGAGCTTGACTTTATTCTTTGCATGGAAAAATAATTTAACTGGCAATATTCCTGTTTCCTTATCTCAATGTGAGAATCTTCAGGCTCTAGACCTTTCTTACAACAATCTTTTCGGTACCATACCAAAAGAAATCTTTGCTTTGAATAATCTGACAAAACTGCTGCTTCTTTCCAATGATTTGTCTGGCTTTATACCACCTGATGTTGGAAACTGCACAAACTTGTATAGATTCAGGGTGAACAACAATAGGCTAGGGGGTACTGTTCCATTAGATATAGGAAACTTAAGAAGTCTGAATTTCCTTGACATGAGTCACAATCATTTTCTGGGAGGAATTCCTGCATCATTATCTGGTTGTCAAAATCTTGAGTTTCTTGATCTCCATTCAAATGCATTCACTGGTCCCTTGCCAGAAACTCTGCCTAAAAGCCTACAGTTTGTGGACATTTCAGACAACAGGCTTACGGGTTCGCTAAGTCCAAGTGTTGGTTCTTTAGCTGAATTAACAAAACTGAATCTTGGGAAGAATCAACTTTCTGGCAGAATTCCAGCAGAGATAGTTTCTTGTAGTAAGCTTCAGCTGTTAGATCTTGGGTACAATGGTTTCTCAGGTGATATACCTAAAGAGCTGGGTAAAATACCATCCCTTGAAATCTCTCTCAACCTTAGTTGTAACCAATTTACAGGAGTCATTCCAAGTGAGTTTTCAGGTCTTAGCAAACTAGGAAATCTTGATCTCTCCCACAACAAACTCATCGGGAATTTAGATGTTCTTACCGACCTTCAAAACCTTGTCTCGCTCAATGTATCATTCAATGACTTCTCCGGAAAACTGCCCAATACCCAATTCTTTCATAAGCTTCCTTTGAGTGATCTTACTGGAAACCAAGCTCTTTATATTTCTGGTGGGGATGTGACTCAACTGGGACCCGCTCGACGTGCCAAATCAACCATGAAACTTGCTATGTCGATCCTTATCAGTATAAGTGCTGTGCTAGTGCTTCTAGCCATTTACACCTTGATCAGGACACGAGCGGCCAAGTACAGATCTCCAGATGTTGATACTTGGGAAATGACTCTTTACCAGAAGTTGGACTTTTCAATAGATgacatttttcataatctaacATCGGCTAATGTCATTGGCACTGGAAGCTCAGGAGTTGTATACAGGGTAATGACCGAAAATGGGGTGACTCTGGCAGTCAAGAAAATGTGGTCATCAGAGGAATCAGGAGCGTTTAGTTCAGAAATTAGTACTCTAGGTTCAATCCGTCACAAGAATATTGTACGCCTCCTTGGTTGGGCTTCAAACCAGAACATGAAACTACTATTCTATGACTACCTACCCAATGGAAGTTTGAGCTCATTGCTCCACGGTGTTGGCAAAGGAGCAGCAGAATGGGAGACCAGCTTTGATGTGGTCATTGGAGTAGCTCATGCACTTGCATACTTGCATCATGATTGTGTACCTCCTATAATGCATGGAGATGTCAAAGCAATGAATGTATTGTTAGGCTCTAGAATGGAGCCTTACCTGGCCGACTTCGGGTTGGCAAGGATTGTCAACACTGATGTTGATGCTGACTTGTTGAAGCAAAGCCAAAGGCCTCATCTTACTGGTTCTTATGGCTATATGGCTCCAGGTAATTATTTTATACTATACTTATTATCTCAGCTTGATTAATTGCAGATCAACTTTTCTTGAATTGACAAAGACACTGCCCTTGTTGTGTACCCACAGAACATGCTTCGATGCAATGGATCACAGAAAAGAGTGATGTGTATAGTTTTGGTGTGGTTCTCTTGGAAGTACTAACAGGAAGGCATCCATTGGACCCAACATTGCCTGGGGGTGCACACTTAGTTCAATGGGTGCGCGAGCACTTACAAAGCAAGCGCGATCCCAATGACATTCTTGATCCAAAGCTTAGGGGAAGGGCTGACCCTGAGATGCATGAAATGCTGCAAACTTTAGCTGTTTCATTTCTGTGCGTGAGCACGAAAGCTGATGATCGTCCAATGATGAGGGATGTTGTAGCCATGCTCAAGGAAATTCGAAACGTTGATCCTGTTGTGTCTGAGTCCGACTTGTTGAAGAAAAATGCAAGTGTGACAGCTCTTCCAAAATCACCTGGAACCAAAAATGTGGATTCCCAATTATCCTGTAGCTGctcttttgtgttttctgataACTCTCTCTCCAATTAAGGCTTCAGCATAGTGAACAAATTTGTGAATATGCCATGTTTCATAGCAGTATGACTTAGAGCAGGTTATAGATTTTAATTATAATCATTTCCGTTCCTCAATCATGTAATCCTAGTAAGGGTGTTTTCAATTTAGCATTAGTATTATAGAGTGAAAAGATCAGTGCTCATCATTATCTGAAATTGGTTTTCTTACATACCAATATATTGCTACTCTATAGTCTAATACTAAATTTGTTAGCCAATGGGGCATACTCATATAATTGGCAGTTCATACTTCATAGGACTGCTCAATTGCGCTTAAGAAAATGGAGTACAAAAGAAGTCCAAagatttgatatttttagatttattaaaattaaaaaaatatagaaaaaagaTTCACACCCTTTACCGAGTATCGGAACTATCGAAAAAGGCTTCTAATATTTTTCAGAATTTCTTGTGGCTCTGCAAATATTGGTAGGTTAGGGAAACTTGGGCCATTtgttttttcatttctttttagAATTTCAGCTTGAGTATACTTTGACTATTCTGTTGGAAATAAATCCTCtgcagaaataatattcacagtaataaaagcagaataatcacgtagcaccgagatacggcaattaacaagaataaaagagtgacaacaacaccaagatttttacgtggaaaaccctttgaATATGGGAAAAAACTAcagccccgagacgagcaactgatatcactatagcaaaaaattttacactttgtaggtccgagtaaaatactccaaagaccactataacactcaaaagaaataaccttcttttgatattctcacctcactacaatatcgctcactctctatttttctcacagactattttcttataccttgtctgtgaaacctcactctttctttctctctttgttggtgtgtagaaatgagagtTGAAACTCTCCTTTTATAGTCGAAGCCTCACCCTCTAAAGCCTGCTATATTTGATAATTTGCAcacacttttccttctttttcttcaatgttgacaattcaacaaagttggctaccaacccaaagaaattcaacaaagttggctaccaaaccaaagaaattcaacaaagttggctaccaaaccaaaaatattttccttaggcacatgcctattactttggTTATTGAATGAGATGGACCCCATCAATTTTCCCCTCCAGTCTCATTCATCTAGAGGAGGTAGCACTGTCTTCTAGTTTAAGTGCATGCCGACAATATTGGCCCAAGTGAAGgtttgttttgaagattgacaaaggaagctcaggcatgaaccaggtccatcccttgtgtgcatagacacgggcagatttgAGCATGtaggatgcacgtgaaggagataagcttaacttggtataattgatatctcctgatcgaaaaggttgcataactgataaggagaaggactccttaatcaaagagaacactatccaagataagggaagagttagaagttgagatcaactaaaactcttccaccaaggaagagtagcattagaactctagttatttcttcatctgctaactctatatattgcaggatgttctcattctacaggtatgCATAAAAGTAGAAGTTAAacatgaattgagagcaaaatagcaaggcattttgcaagcaattcgtgtgtgattcaagtgtgcaaacctgaagctacatgaaccagatagaagaaccagttccaagtgtctgtcttttattctagttcaattatagtaggtattttcatattgtacctttgaGCTTTATCTAGAGAAAAttataataggtactcagagtattcaagttagagttaacttaaagttgtcgcagcagttagaggttggttgccacaatgggattagagttaatcctaggtttataaaagtattttgtaaatacagtttttggctcagtgatttagtggagagtttggaaaaatcctactgagaagtaggtcgtgatttttttaccttttgagccaggtgtttttcacgtaaaatacttgtgttctttacttttcgcatttactatttcagcaatagtaggttaaggaacacatagaagaacccgaTCCTTCCATAATCAGTTTAAGCAAAAAATtgaacaccacacaaatcacccccttcttgtgtggtattgaagttaaaatatcaattggtatcagagcgggttatccttgaataggctaacaccttaggagaagatcaagataagtgcaccacctggaaatcgggaagggcaatccactgctaggtcACTACTCTTCAACGGCCAGTATTACTTTTGGTGAAAAAACaagatgagagatcacatcataggagaagactatgagctatgggacattgtcataGACGGCCCattggctaccatgaagataaatacCGAAGGAGAAGAGGTGGCAAAGACAAGAGCTGACTGTACTActgacgacttgaggaaatgggagaagaatgctaaagcaaAGAAATGGCTTATTTGTGGACTCagtccagatgagtacagtagaatccaaagttgtaccgTTGCTAAGGAAATTTGGAACActttgcaagtggcccatgaaggaacacctcaagtgaagaggtcgagaggaacactactatattcttaatatgagaatttcaccatgaaggaaaggaaaaccatccaagagatgtatacaaggttcaccacactgacaaatgaacttaaatctcttggaaggattattcctgaagaagacagagttgagaagattttgacaagggttctgccagttacttgggagagcaaaatcactgccattcaggaatcaaagaacattgccacttttaagttggatgagctaattggaaatctcactgcttatgaacttagaagtcaaaccatgaagatggatgtacccaagagggaaaggagcctggcactcagaatcactgaaggttctgatctagaagatgatgaaatggctatgatcataaaggacttcaagaagtaccaaAAGAGAGGAAAGGGTCCTTCAAAAAGTGGAAGCTACAGCAAACCAAAGGTTCCTGAAAGGCAAACCAATGagggatgctacaagtgtggtaagactgatcaccacatcaagaactgtcctcaatgggaaattgaatggaagaaggaaagagctgaacagAGAAACATGAAGAAGGAACAGGTTTaacccaagaagaacaaaggatcaacaaaggctatggttgctgctttggaagaaagctcagatgatgaaaatggagatgaacaagcacttatggccattggagaatctgatgaggaatctaaggtaagtgtaattcatctcaaagacaagattaaatttttgtctaaagaatGGCTATCTGaattacttctagatttcattgatgaatttgaggatgtaaacaatgaaaatgaacaactgtctaaggaatgtgtgattttgaaagcaaagtgtaagaacctggaacttagggttagtgagacTATACGTGAAAATACTGcattaaagaaccaggttcatgcatttgaatcaaatgtcctagaacttagatctgaaaacctaaaactaaAATTAGAATCAAGTAAGAAGACaactgattgcacacaactcactctagaagaaaatgtaggtaaactaaaagatgagttgtataagaaggatggGCAGGTTAGAATTTTGAAGAAGGATCTAGGCAAGgccaagcatgaactagacagaacttataaatggaacaggtcctccgatgcactttcatggctacaggaacatcatagtagcaatagaagaggacttggctttgggaatctgccacctaaatgggatcccaaaagcaagtaccttatacttcctgagaacaagatttgtactcactgcggtaaaacaggtcactataaaagtgaatgcaatgcaaaagaaaaggcaagccaaaagaacaaaaaatttgttcaagggaagaataggctaccaagttgggctaaaaggAATCTGATTCATctttttgcctatagaaagggacccaaactagtttgggtttctaagactaacccctgatttccttttgcaggtccaagtgaaagagagcagccaaatatggtacatagatagtggctgctcaaagcacatgacaggaagcaagaaccagttcctttcacttgaggaccttaaaggaggtaatgttTCCTTTGGAAATgagaagaaaggtgagatcattggggttggaaaggtaggtaagactgattctcactctattgagaatgtctacttgatagatggattaaaatacagtctaatcagtgtatcacaactgtgtgatagaggtaacttggtagtattcacctctaccaaatgttttgtgattaatcttaacactgacaagattgttttgcaggaaaaaagagtaaacaatatatatattatagatctgtccacactttcagaaaatgaactcacttgcttaagtgtgttggataatgatcccctcctttggcacaagagacttggacatgccagtctgtgtcaactcaacaaattagtttccaaggacctggtgatagggttgcctaacatcaagttcaagaaagacaaagtttgtgaggcttgtgcaagggggaagcaagtaagatcctcttttaaatgcaagaaagtggtaagcaccaccaggacgatggaactagtccatatggatctctatggtccaatgagaacattaagcagaggtggtaaaagatatgtgatggtgcttgttgatgattactctaagtttacttggacattatttttaacatctaaagatgaagcatttgatatgttcacttcttttgttagagaaactcagaaacaactatgtaatcaacttgcatcaattaggtttgatcatggcactgaatttgaaaatgctaaatttgttgaattttgtgatgatcatggcatagatcataatttttttgctcctaggactccacaacaaaatggagtagttgaaagaaataatatgacacttgaagatatggctaggactatgcttctttctagtaaactgccccatagcttctgggcagaagctgtaaatactgcatgctacattATAAACAGGTGcctgactagacctcttgtagagaagactccctatgagttacttaaagggagaaaaccaaacatatcctatcttagggcatttggatgcacgtgctttgtgcacaacaatggtaaagactccctaggtaagtttgatcccagaagtgatgagggagtattcttgggatgtTCTTCACATAGAAAAgcttataaggtctataacaaaagaactatgtgtgtagaagaaagtgttcatATGGTTTTTGataaaactaacattctttctgagaggcaggaacatgatgatgaagcaattaggatggtaagaaactcaaatgaaaccacatcccagactgaagctgcactagaggaaggaacaggtgatggaacatgttcttccacccagggcaacatgacagggggaatagaacaaagaggaaatgattctcaaacctcaagggaacctgtccatgaacctgttccacaacaacaaagcattaaaggaacatcaaggggaaaccagttggttgtaaaatcttacaagtatcaaagttctcatcccattgagaacataatcactgatccaacctctggaatcaaaaccagatcttcattaaaaaatctttgtgcttttgatgtcttcttatctcttattgaacctaaaaatattgctgaggctttgcaggatgcaaactgggtaaatgcaatgcaagatgaactaaaccaatttgaaaggagtcaagtttggcatctggtaccaagacccaaggacatatcggtaattggcacaaaatgggtcttcagaaacaaacttgatgaagatggaacagttacaaggaacaaggcaagattggtggttcaaggatatagccaagaggagggcatagactatgatgaaacctttgctccagttgcaaggttggaagcaataagactcctcatagaCTTtcctgcttacatggaattcacccttcaccagatggatgtcaagagtgcttTCCTCAATgactatctaaaggaagaagtatttgtcaagcaacctccggggtttgaaagcaaggagagtcctgatcatgtgtacaaacttgacaaagcactttatgagctcaagcaggctccaagagcatggtatgaaagattatcaaagtttttgcttgagcacgactacaagagaggtaaaattgacaatgctttattcttgaaagaaaaaggtaaagatttcttggtagttcagatatatgttgatgatataatatttggagcaactactgataagttaagtaaagaatttgctaaactattGGGGAGTGAAtatgaaatgagtatgatgggtgagcttaatttctttttaggtttacaaattaaacaaaattcaaatggaactatgatccatcagcagaagtatataaaagagttgcttaaaaggttttaaATGGAAGAtttcaaagaaattgacactcctattgcaacagctacaaagttggatatagatgaacctagttcatctgttgatcagaagttgtataggggaatgattggctcattgttatATCTCACTGTTAGTAAACCTGACATTATTTTCAGTctaggcctttgtgcaagatttcaagcaaatccaaaggagtctcacttgactgctatCAAGAGAATTTTGaaatatctaaaaggcaccactgatctctatctatggtatccaaaaggtagtaatttcaatatagtgggatatgctgatgctgattatgcaggttttcttatgGATAGAAAGAgtacctcaggtatggcacacttttttggctcatgtcttgtgtcttgggctaccaaaaagcaaaattcagtggccttatctactactgaagctgagtatgttgttgctaCTTCATGTTATGCTCAATTGTTAtggatcaaacaataattaatggactttggaattgatgctgattgtatccccattttttgtgataacactagtgcaattagtatgaccaagaacccggttcatcacaagagaactaagcacatagatgttaggcatcactttttgagggataactatgaaaagggtttgataaCTATGGAATTTTGTACTACTAACAAGCAAATAGTTGATATTttcacaaaagccctaagtagagatcactttgaaaggaacatgttagaattagggatgattaagatcacctaaaaggactaGTTCAAAATTCacaatgaaaaaaaaaatgaaaaaaaaaaaatttggttagaaaatctgtaaattgtgtatataattagattaaatTTTGCTCAATCTCATACTTttaatagtatactcttgtgaaATGTgcaaaaatgactcattaatctctaataatattttctctattttggcaaatttaaACTTACATAAGAgaattctcagtgaagaacctggttcattaAGATTACTTGGTATGTTTTCTATACTctacataatttgaaataataatatttggatcatgagcagagtcctacctaattccaaactccttttgTACTTATCCGTTAGAAGTAAAACAGTTCCGTTCAAAAGAGTCCCAACcgaattgaagtacctagattTTAGGGATACACTCCAACgtcttttcaaaactgaaattcagtttgattagacttctaaaAGTCTGAAAAGCTGTCGTTACCTCATTAATTACTCCTCTTTAAATTGATTAGCTTTAGTGTATTCCTCACTTCATCTCTCTCAAGCCATCAAAATACTCTCAATCTTCTTTCATCTTCCAAACACAATCCAATTCTCTTCTCTTCCATACCCAAGCACAGAAATGGCTAACACTCCTGAAAACCCTTCATCACCACCACAAGAAACCACTTCCACACCCACTGTCACTCCTTCCAACACCCTAaattctaagaatagagtaaaaATGATGGCTCGCAAGGTTGTTGTTGGTGGTGAACAGATTTAGAAAATTAATGAACAACTGAAAGCGAGTAGGGAGGAAGAACCTTAGAAATCTAATGAATCATTCAAATCtgctactgagggggaagaaattATTTCTTCCAAAACTGAACAGGTATCTTCTTGCCCTAAAGTTACTCGTGAGATAATTTCTGAAGTTGTtacaaatttggagaataggtttgtgCTGGTAGGGTCTATAGCAGGTGTTGAAACTACAGAGTCTGGAGAAGTTGGTGGCAAAAatgaaaagggaaaagaaaaagagagcaagggAGTTAGGAGTGTTGTGAGGGGAaaagggtaaaagagtggttgattcttcGCCCACTCCTATTAGTTTAACCAAGGACACAGGTGCAATGGTTATTTGGGGAGAAAAATCTGCTGGAGtagaggagagtgtaaagaaaacagggggaagtgggtctggcgaagcTGCTGAAGGGCTGGTTCAACTTGGGAAAAATAGAGATGAACCTATTTCATCTTAACAGGAAATCCTCGCAGACCTACTGAAAAGAGTGACTGAgagttataatccaaagaagaaaggaagttCAAAGGCTAAAACCCCTGGCACTTCTAGGGCAAATAAGAAAAGGAAGGCTGCCCCTTCTGTTACTGTTGAAATTCCTCCCACAAGAGGAAGAGCCACAAGAAGTCAGCTAAAGCAGAATGAGGCAGAACTGCAGAAAGCCTTAGAAGAAAGTAGAAGAAAAGTAGTTGCTAAGGGAAAGAAGAAGATGGATGAGCCTGTTGAGACTGTTGATATTGATGAGATGGACCTGGTCTTTCGAGATGAAGAAGATACTGAAGAAGTGGAGGTTCTGACTCCTAAAGCCAAGACTTCCACTAAGAAGTCTGTTTCAGAGTCAAAGTCT of Nicotiana tomentosiformis chromosome 7, ASM39032v3, whole genome shotgun sequence contains these proteins:
- the LOC104087532 gene encoding leucine-rich repeat receptor-like serine/threonine-protein kinase RGI4, encoding MPAPSTNPFLLLFSNIFLFLSLNSLFFSSCYSIDVQSQALLAWKETLNSSNDVLKSWNALDKSPCNWFGIHCNSNGQIVSISLKSVNLQGPLPSNFQPLKFLNTLVLSSANLSGPIPKEFGDYLELSLIDISDNSITGTIPQEICKLNKLQSLSLSSNYLEGDIPSEIGNLSSLKNLLIYDNQLSGEIPKSIGKLSNLEEFRAGGNQNLKGELPLEIGNCSNLVFLGLAETGISGNLPPSIGNLKRIQTIAIYTALLSGPIPEEIGNCSELQNLYLYQNSISGSIPRSIGELKKLQSLLLWQNSIVGVIPNELGNCKALTVIDLSENLLTGSIPTSLGGILGLEELQLSVNQLSGIIPPEISNCTSLSHLEVDNNDISGQIPNEIGNLKSLTLFFAWKNNLTGNIPVSLSQCENLQALDLSYNNLFGTIPKEIFALNNLTKLLLLSNDLSGFIPPDVGNCTNLYRFRVNNNRLGGTVPLDIGNLRSLNFLDMSHNHFLGGIPASLSGCQNLEFLDLHSNAFTGPLPETLPKSLQFVDISDNRLTGSLSPSVGSLAELTKLNLGKNQLSGRIPAEIVSCSKLQLLDLGYNGFSGDIPKELGKIPSLEISLNLSCNQFTGVIPSEFSGLSKLGNLDLSHNKLIGNLDVLTDLQNLVSLNVSFNDFSGKLPNTQFFHKLPLSDLTGNQALYISGGDVTQLGPARRAKSTMKLAMSILISISAVLVLLAIYTLIRTRAAKYRSPDVDTWEMTLYQKLDFSIDDIFHNLTSANVIGTGSSGVVYRVMTENGVTLAVKKMWSSEESGAFSSEISTLGSIRHKNIVRLLGWASNQNMKLLFYDYLPNGSLSSLLHGVGKGAAEWETSFDVVIGVAHALAYLHHDCVPPIMHGDVKAMNVLLGSRMEPYLADFGLARIVNTDVDADLLKQSQRPHLTGSYGYMAPEHASMQWITEKSDVYSFGVVLLEVLTGRHPLDPTLPGGAHLVQWVREHLQSKRDPNDILDPKLRGRADPEMHEMLQTLAVSFLCVSTKADDRPMMRDVVAMLKEIRNVDPVVSESDLLKKNASVTALPKSPGTKNVDSQLSCSCSFVFSDNSLSN
- the LOC138895610 gene encoding uncharacterized protein, which codes for MRDHIIGEDYELWDIVIDGPLATMKINTEGEEVAKTRADCTTDDLRKWEKNAKAKKWLICGLSPDEYSRIQSCTVAKEIWNTLQVAHEGTPQVKRSRGTLLYS